The Flexivirga aerilata sequence GGAGTCTCCATCGCGACCGTGTCGCACGCGATGAACCGACCGGAGAAGGTCAACGCGGCGACCCGCGATCGCGTCCTGGAAGCCGTCGACGCATTGGGTTTCACACCCAAGGCAAGCGCAGTCTCTTTGGCCCGCAAGGGTGTTGGGCGCATCGGTGTGCTTGCGGCGTTCAGCGCCTACCCGTCCTACCTGACGCGGCTCACGGGGGTGATGGATGCTTGCCGCGATCAGGCGATCGATGTCGTCGTGTACGACGAGGAGCCGCAGCAGGCCGGGACCTCGCCCTGGCTCAGCTCCCTTCCCGCGACGGGCCGACTCGACGGTCTGCTCGTGATGGGAGCCACGATCGAAGGCCGCACTGCGGAGCGTCTTCTCGAGCGTGGACTGCCGACCGTCCTCGTCGACGCGTTCCACCCGTCGTTCACGTCGGTGACGATGGACGATGAACTCGGCGGTTACCTGCTCGGCCAGCATTTGGTCGGTCGTGGCTACCAAACCTTCGGATTCGTCACTCCCGCACCGCCGTCCAGGGATTTCGTATCACCGGGTGAGCACCGCTTGGAGGGACTGACTCGCGCGATCCGAGAGGCCGGACTGCCCACCTCGAAGTCGTCCTGGCTGATCACTGAGGACGATTTTCAGGGTGGCCTCGATGCGGCTGCGGACCTGCTCGAACTCGACGAGTTGCCAGAGGTGATCGTCGCCAATCACGATGCGCTCGCCGCGGGAGTGCTTGGCGGTCTGCGGGCGCGACACGTCGCGGTGCCCGATGACGTCGCGATCGCCGGTTACGACGGCCTGGAGTTGGCTCGCGTCGTCGGTCTGACCACTGTGCGACAGCCCTTCGCGGAGACGGGGCAGATCGCTGCGCAGTTGTTGCTGGAGCAGTTGTCCGCCAAGAAGGCTCGCCCGGTGCAGCACATCAAACTCAGCCCGGAACTCGTGCCGGGGGACACGGCCTGAGGAGGCACGCAGATGGATGGTTCAGCGACAGAGGAGTTCGCCCCCGTCATACGGTCGGTGATCTCACATCCGGCGGATGCTGTCGCGCGTGAGCGTCAGCTTCAGGAGCTAGAGAGGCTGGTGGCCCAGGCGACGGCTGCCGTCACCCCACCGCCAGCGGTGCCCGCGCCTGGGCTTGCTGGCGTGCGTCCGGAGTGGGTCGCCGAGGTCGGTCGGTATCGAGCCATCCACGACGCCGCGGCTTTGGAAGGCGGGCGACTGCTGAGAACCCTGACAAAACAGTCATTTCAGGCTGTCGGTGCTGTCGGTTTCCACAGGATTCCGGTCGCTGGAGGTGTCGTCACCGCGAAGGCGTACCTCCCTCCAGGTGAGGTGCGCGGTCCGCGCCCGGCGGTCCTCCTCCTGCACGGCGGCGCATGGTGGATGGGCGGTGGTGCTGCGGGATTCGAGCTCAACGACTTCCTGTGCCGCGAGCTGTGTGTGGGCGCCGATGCGGTCGTGGTCAACCTCGACTACCGGCTTGCCCCCGAGCATCCCTACCCGACGCAGCGGGACGACGTCGTCGAGGCGATCGGGTGGCTGGCCGACGACCCCGACGGCTTGGGAGTGGACCCGAATCGCCTGGCACTGTTAGGGATTAGTTCGGGAGGCAACCTGTCAGCATCCGCAGCCCGGCTGCTGCGGAACCGCTCGGCACCCCCGCTGGCGCTGCAACTGCTGCTGTGTCCGTCGCTCGACATGTCGATGACGAGCCGGGCCACCCACCTCGATCCGACGTTGCTCGCGGGTGCGGAGCGGCTGCGGGACATGTACCTGCAGGGTCGGGTCGAACCGGAAGACCCGGCTGCCTCGCCCGCGCTCGACTCCGCGTTCGCCGGCCTGCCACCGACGACGATCGTGATCGGCACCGATGACCCACTACGCGACGACGGCCTGCGCTATGCCGCCGGGCTCGCCGCCGCCGGCATACCGGTGACGGTGCACGAGTTCGTGATGACCCACACAGTCGCGACGCCCGAAGTGGCCGCCGACTATGCGGCCACCGTGGTCGCGGCCGCGCGAGACGGCTTGACGTCGTAACCGAGTCCGGCGGGACTCCAGCGCTCCTCCGTCAAAGACACGCAGGCTGGATCGGACTCCACTGATCGATCCAACCCGACAGGACTTCATGCACTCACACCAGACCAGCCGGAGACGTCTGCTCGCCGGGGCCGCCGCGGCGGCCACCGCGGCACCTTTGGACTATGCGGCCGCCACCCGGCAGCACGCGCGCGCGTCGCAACCGGCAGCGAGGTCATCAAGCCGCATGACCGCCGCTACGCCGACTTTCTCCGCGGGAGCAACTACCGCTTCCGCGGAGCGCCGGCTCAGGTGACGTTACCCGCGGACGCGCCGGGCGTGGCTCACGCCGTGCAGGACGCCGTTTCATCGCAATCACGCGTCGCGGTGCGCAGTGGAGGCCATTGTCTGGAAGGCTTCGTCGCCGATCCAGCAGTACGGTCGCTGATCGACATGACCCGGCTGCGTGGCGTGGAGTTCGACGAACGACGCCGGTCGTTCGCGGTAGGCGCGGGCACCGATCTCGGCACTCTGTACGAAATGCTCTTCAAACGATGGGGAGTTACCGTGCCGGGCGGGGTGTGCCCTCAGGTCGGAGCTGGCGGCCATATCAGCGGTGGGGGATACGGCGCGCTGTCACGCAGGTTCGGCTTGGTCGTCGACCACCTCGAAGCCGTCGAAGTCGTGACTGTGGACCACTCGGGTCGGGCTCGCGTCGTGATCGCCGAGGCCGATCCGAGCGGTCGCAATCACGACCTCTGGTGGGCGCACACCGGTGGGGGCGGCGGCAACTTCGGTGTCGTTACTCGGTATTGGTTGCGCGATCCAGCCGCAAGCAGGCTGGCGGCACCAGACGAGCTGCTACCGATCCCGCCCCGGACACTGACCATCCGGCACGCATCGTGGCCGTGGACCGTTCTCGACACAGCAGCCTACGGCCGGGTCGTCGACAACTTCGTCCGCTGGCATGAACAGCACAGCAAGGCGGGCACACCGGAAACCGGGGTGTTCGCGACCTTGTGGCTGAACAGCGTTACCACGGGCGACCTCGTCCTGATCGCCCAGGCCGATGATGCGGCACTGCTCGACGATTTCGTGGCTGCAGTGGGCGATGGCGTGCCCGCCCCCACGGTCACGCCGGACCGCACGCTGCCATGGTGGGATGCGTTCCGCTACAGCAGTTTCGCCGACTTCGGCAGATCGATCGGGCAGCGGATCAAAGACAAATCGTCATACCTGCGCGCTGGCTTCCGTCCCGCGCAGCTCATCGCATTGGTCGACCGACTGGCTGACGGAACCCCCGGGGGAGTAGGGGCAACCGTTCTATTGGCCGGCCACGGCGGCGCGGTGAATCAAATGGCGCCCGCATCACGGGCGATCCCTCATCGCGACTCAGTCGTCAAGGTGCAGTACTCGGTTTCCTGGGCCGACCCGGCGGACGACGCCATACACCTGGACTGGATTCGCCGGCTGTACCGCGATGTATTCGCTTCGACCGGCGGCGTGCCAGTGCCCGATGCAGTCTCGGACGGCGCCTATATCAACTACCCGGACACGGATCTGGCCGATGCTACCTGGAACACCTCAGCGGTCGCGTGGTCGCACCTGTACTACAAGGACAACTACCGTCGGCTGCAGAAGGTGAAGCGCGCGCACGATCCGCTGGACATCTTTCACCACGCGCTCTCGGTGCGCCCCCGGTAAAATCTCTATCGCAAGATTCATGGAATACATCATCTTGCGTTATGTTTGGCGCAAGCGTTGAACTGCCGGGCGAGGTCCCCGGAGCGACAGTGCAACTGCCCATCGGGGGGTCGGATAACCATGGAGGGGCTGGATGGATCATCAGCGGACGCCGATGTCCCGCGCACTCCAATCCTCCGCGACCAGCTTTTGACGCAGTCCGTGGCGCCGCATCCGCACCCGACGTCGCCAACCCAGGACAACGATCCGTGAAACCCGGCAGCCCGAGCACGGCCTGACCGGTTCGGGTGCTCCCCTTGTGAGGAGATCGAATGGTTAACTACCGAGTCCTCGGGCCGCTGACGATCGTCGACGGAGACGTCCACAGCATCCCCTCCGCCACCCGCCAACGACAGTTGCTTGCCCTGTTGTTGCTCAATGCCAACAACTCGGTCCCGGTCGAGACCTGCGTCGCGGAGTTGTGGGAGGACGACCCGCCGAAGACGGCAACCACCACGCTGCAGACGTATGTCCTCCAGTTGCGCCGGATTCTTGCCGCCCTGCCGAGCATCGGCAGTCAGCACGAAGCGAAGAAGCGACTCACGACCCAGCCGGGTAGCTACCAACTGCGACTCGCCGAAGATGACACTGTCGACGCACACACCTTCCGGACCCTGGTCGACAGTGCGCGCACTGCAATCGATCAGCGCAACGACATCTGCGCCGCGGTGTTGCTCCGTCGGGCGCTGGAGTTGTGGGAAGGAGAACCGTTGCTCGGCGTCCAGACCGGCCCGCGCCTGCGGGCCTGGGCAGTCGGCCTGGCGGCCCAACGGCTCACGACGATCGAGCAACGGGTGGAAGCCGATCTGCGGATCGGCATGCACCACGAACTGATCGGTGATCTCAGTTCATTGATCGTCGAGTACCCCACCAACGAGAACCTGCACGCTCAACTGATGATCGCGCTGTACCGGTCGGGTCGGCCGGCCCAGGCGTTGAGCGTGATGGCCCGCCTGCACGACACCTTGGACGTGGAGCTTGGTCTCGACCCATCCCCCCGGATGCGTGACCTGCACCAGGCCGTCCTCAGCTCCAGTCCGACGCTGGATGTCGAGGTTGAGTGGGCGGGCGCACCGCTGTCCCTCAACCTCATGTCAGGCACCCGTCGTACGCCGATCGGTGCGAGTGTGTACGACTGTGAGCCCGCGTTGCGGGAAGCGCTCGCCGGGTGACGACGCGATTGACGCCGGCCCGGGCGTGCGCCCGGGTCGGCGTCACGTGCCGGAGTCACACACCGGCGTTGACCCGCTCCACCAGTTCACGGGGGGTCTCGATCTGCTCGAGGTCATCATCGCTGAGCACGACTCCGTAGTTGCGGGAGATCTGTCCGGCTGTCTCCAGCAGGACAAGCGAGTCATACCCCAGATCGGTGAATGTGGTGTCGGCGAAGTGTTCAGCCGCCTCGAGGTCGGCTTCCCCCGTGGCCTGCCGCAGCAGGGTGACGAGGTTGTCGAGAGTGAATGAGCTCATAGTTGTCGGTCTCCATTTCGGGTTCGGTCGGACAGGTCAGTCGGAGTGGGCGTCCGGCGCGCTGACCACGAGCGCGGCGTTGAATCCGCCGCTCCCCCGCGCCAGCACCAGCGCGTGACGCACGCGGGTCGCGCGCGGTTCGGTCACCAGATCGAGTCCCTCGTGCGGCGGCAGGTGTGTTGCGGCGGGCGGGATCACCGAGGACTCGATGGCCAGCAGCGCGCTCGCAGCGTCGAGCGTGCCCGCGCCGGCCAGCAGTCGGCCGGTCCCCGTCTTGGGGATGCTGATCGGCACGCCGCCCGGTCCGAACAACCCGATGATCGCGGCCGCTTCGGCACGATCGGCCGGGGCGTGGCCGGCAGCGTCCGGGAACACGACATCGATGTCGGTCGTGTCCACCCCGGCGTCGTCGAGCGCCAGCACCGCGGCACGCGACAGGCCATCGGCGACCGGGTCCTCAGGGTCCGGGTCGAAGGTGGCCGCGTAACCGGTGATCGTGCCGAGCACATGCGCACCGCGCGCCGCGGCGTGCTCACTGTCCTCGACGATCAGATAGGCACCTCCCTCGCCTGGCACGTGTCCATCGGCGCTCGCCGCGAACGGGGTGTACGCACTCGCCGGGTCCGCGTCTCGACTCAGCCGGCCGGCGCTCTGGAACCCCGCCCAGCCGAGCGGACACAATCCGCCGTCGACCGCTCCGGCGACGACAACCGGGGTGCCGCCGCGAACCTGGCGGCGCGCCGCGCCGAGCGCATCCAACCCGCCGGCCTGGTCGGTCACCACGGTCGACCCGGGCCCGCGAAGTCCGTGCCTGATCGACACCTGCCCGGTGTTGACTGCGTAGAACCAGGCAAAGGACTGGTAGGCGCTGACGTGCTCGCGCCCGAGCCCCCACAGGTGCTCGAGTTCGCGCTGGCCGAACTCGAAGCCGCCGAGGGTCGAGGCCGTGGAGATACCGATCCCGAACTCGGCGACCGACTCCGCGTGAAGACCACTCGAGGACAGTGCCTCTGACGCTGCGACCAGGGACAGTCGGGTGACGTGATCCGTCTGCGGGAGCAGCCGCGCGGGGATGTGATCCGCCGCGGTGAAACCCGGCACCTCGCCGGCGAGGCCACCGACGTAACCCGAGGCGTCGAACCGCGTCACCGGGTGGATTCCGGACCGGCCCGACGTCGTCGCCTGCCAATACTCCGGAACACCGATGCCCGTCGGTGCGACAACGCCCAGCCCCGTGATGGCACAACCGGCCACTCGGGTGGCGCTCACAGTGCTGCCGCCAGGGGTGAGGACAGCACGGCCGCCGACTGGAATCCACCGAATCCGCTGCCCACGCTGAGCACGGTGTCGACCCGTTGACGGCGAGCGTGCAGCGGCACGTAGTCGAGGTCGAGGGCCGGATCCGGCTGGGTCAGGTTCGCGGTGGGCGGGACCAGGTCGTGGTGGAGCGCAAGAGTTGATGCCACGAGCTCCAGGGCGCCGATCGCGCCAAGAGAGTGCCCGATCATTGACTTGATCGAACTGACCGGCACCTGGTGAGCGTGACGCCCGAGGCTTCGTTTGAAAGCCGCAGTCTCGTGCCGGTCGTTCTGTTTGGTGCTTGAGCCATGAGCGTTGACGTAGTCGACCGTGCTCGGCGCCACGCCAGCCTGGCGCAGGGCCACACCGATCGCCTCCGCCATCTCGATGCCGTCCTCACGTAGACCGGTCATGTGGAAGGCGTTGCACCGCGACGCGAATCCGGAGACCTCGGCGTAAATGGGGGCGCCGCGCCGGAGCGCGTGATCCAGATCCTCGACCACCAGAGCGGCGGCGCCCTCGCCGAGGACCAGGCCGTTGCGTGTCGCGTCGAAGGGCCGGGACGCATGCTCCGGGTCGTCGTTGCGGGGCGTGGTTGCCTTGATTGCATCGAAACAGGCCAGCGTGATCGGCGAGATCGGCGCGTCGGTGCCACCGGTGAGCACCACATCGGCCGAGCCTTCCCGGATCAGGTCGACCGCGTGTCCTACAGCGTCCAGACCCGACGTGCAGCCATCCGAGATCAACGCAACCGGTCCGCGAGCACCGATTGTCCGCGCGAGTTCGGCGACGATGGAGCTCGGCACAAAGTGCTCGTACAACTCGCAGACCGCGCGGTCCGGGTCCACCAACCATCGGCTCCCAGCCTCGCTCAGCACGGTGTACTCGCGTTCCATGCTGGTGGTGCAGCCCACCGCGCTGCCGAAGGCCACCGCGACTCTGGTGCCGTCCAGCTCCGCACCGGACCGATCCGCAGGAGCACCGAGACCACTGTCGTTGATCGCCTCGCCCGCTGCGACCACCGCAAACTGTGTCGCCCGGTCGAGCCGGTCAGCCTGTCGCGGAGTCAGTCCCACCTCGTGCGGCACGAAGTCGACTTCGGCCGCCACCTGCGACCGGAACCCGCTCGCGTCGAAGGAGGTGATCGTGCGAGTGGCCGAACGACCGTCGCTCAACAACTCCCAAAACTGTTTAATGCCAACGCCGCCGGGCGCCACAGCGCCCAGTCCGGTGATGACAGCTCGTCGTGGCATCGGATCTTCACTCGCTTCCGTGGACTGATGTGTGAACTGGCGAGAGGAGTTCGCGCACTGTGCCGAACGCCCGAGCCAGGTGAGTCTCGTCGTCACGGACCCGCGATCGGCCCGAGCTCAGAGGTATGACGGGATGTCGCGCCGCACGAACCTGCGCGTGCGCGCGCACCAGCGTGCTCAGCGTCTGGCCGGGGCCGGCTTCGACGAACAACGGTTCGGGCGTTCGGCCGAGCAGGTCTTCGAGGGCATGCGCAAACAACACCGGCGCCGCCGGTTGGCCGGCCCAGAAAGCCGGATCCATGGCGGTCCGCGGATCCAGTGCTCGCCCGGTGTACGCCGACGTGATCGGGATGTTCGGCGGCTGCAGCGGGAGCGCCGAGAACAACGGCAAGGAGGCGGTGACCGCCCGGCCGAGCACCGAGCTGTGGAACGGGCTGGTCGCCCGCACCGGCCGCCACGTCACCTCATCGTCGGTCAGGGCCTTCGCTACCCGATCCAGCGGGTCTGCGGGACCGGCGAGCATGAGCTGACGAGGACCGTTGACTGCCGCGATCTCCACACCGTCGCCGAGGTATGGCGTGGCAGCCTCCGCAGCAAGGGCCACGGCCAGCATTCCACCGGCGGGAGTATCGGCCAGCAGCGGTATGCGCGCGTCAAGCACCCGGACGGCATCGTCCAACGTGATTGTGCCGGCGAGCGCCGCCGCCGCGAACTCGCCGATGCTGTGGCCGAGGTATTCGTCCGCCGATACTCCGGCCTCCTGCGCTCTGCGGCTCAGCGCGTAGTCGAGCGCGAACAACAGCGGTTGGGACCGCGTGGTGCGGTGGATGTCCGCCGGGTGCGATGTCGCCAACCAGTCCGTCCGGATGCGCCGGCCGTCGTGGAACCGGTCGAGGACGTCGTCCAGCAACGCGGCGAAGAGTGAGTCGCCGCGGTAGAGGTCCACGCACATTCCCGGATATTGCGCCCCCTGTCCGGGGAGCAGAACCACGACGTGACGTTTCGGCATGTGCCGAGGGTGTCCTCCACCCCTCGTGATCGGCTGGAGGATCGCGGCTCGGGTCGTTCACGCTGCCTCCACCGGATGTCCAGCACGCTCGCGGACCGTGGGTGATGGCGGCGAGGCCGCCGCCCATCACCCACGTCGAGAGGCGCCCGATGCAGACCCCCGCCCTGTTCGTGGCGTCGACGGCCGCCAACCTCGGTGCCAGGTTGCGCCTCGCCGACGCCGTCCGCGCCGGGCGGTGTCCACCGCAGGTCGAGTCCAGCACCGGCGTCGTCTCGGTCGCGGTGTCAGATGACCGCAGTGCGGCGGAGTTGGGTGCGCAGTCCGCGGACCGCGCCATGGACCTGGCAGGGTCGACCTGCCCGCCGATCCGCCTGAGCGTGCATGCCGGTGTCGGCTACCAGGGCCACGACCTGTGGGCCACGGCTTCGTACGTGCAGCGGTGCGCGGCACCAGAAGCGAACGCCCCGGCATACGAGATCCGACAGCAGTCGAACGGTGGCCTCGGCGCAGTGCATCTCGCCGCCTGGGCGCTACACGCGGACGCCGAACCGGGTGCGGCGCTGATCTCCACCGCCGACACGTTCGGACCGCCTTCGTTCGATCGGTTTGCCAGCGACACCGGGACCGTCTACGGCGACGCCGGGACCGCCGCAGTGCTGACCAAGGGCGGCGGTTGGGGGCAGATTCTCAGCGTCGCCACCGCGTCGGCACCGCAACTGGAGGGGATGCATCGCGGCCACGACCCTTTCGCGCGGGTGCCCTTCACTCATCGATCTCCGATGGATCTGACGAAACTGCAGCGAGAGTTCGTGGCCGACTTCGGTCTGGCCGGAGTGCTCTCGGCTGTGGTGGCGGGCACCCAGGAGTCCCTCGACCGGGCCTTGAAGGACGCCGGTGTATGTCGGGAGGACATTGCGTGGTGGGTGCTGCCCAACCTCGGCCGACGCCGCCTGGAGGCGGGGTACCTGCGGCCCTGGGAACTCGAGCCCGAGCGCACCACCTGGCCGTGGGGCCGGACGGTGGGGCATCTGGGCGCCGGTGATCAGCTCGCCGGCCTGAACCACCTGGCCGTCGAGGGCCGGCTTCGGCCCGGACAGTTGTGTGTGCTCGCGGGGGTCGGTGCCGGCTTCGGTTGGACCACGGCGGTGGTGCGAATCACGGCAGACCCGATCCGGGCAGCCGAGACGTGACCCGCCGGGCCGACATCGCGTCGCCGAGCCTGGCCGGGGTGTCGCTTCACCTCGGGCGCACCTCGCGGGCGTTGACCACCTGGCAGCGAGACGCGCTCACCGCGAGCGACCACGACCGCGCTGCCCGTTACCGGCGATCGGCCGACGCGTTGCGGTGGGCGTCCCGACGCGCGGTGCTACGACGTCTGCTGGCGGCCCGGGTCGGGACCGCACCGAATCGGCTGGAATTCGGGCGGGCACCGTGCCCACGATGCGGCCGCACATCCCACGGCCGTCCGGTCGTCGTCACCGCGCCCTGGCTGCACTTCAGTGTCTCGGGGTCGGGCGACCACTGGCTCATCGGCATATCCTCCGCGCACGTGTTGGGGGTCGATCTGGAGCGCGCCCGGCCGGTGGATGTCGACGCGATTTCGCGTCTGGCCTGCTCCTCTACCGAACAACGAGTGTTGCGGTTGAGCCCCGGGAGCGGGCTGCGCCTCTGGGTGCGCAAGGAGGCGGCGCTCAAGGCTCGGGGCTGCGGCCTCGGCAGCGGCATACGAACCGTGCTCGAGGACCCCACCCTCAGCGTCGCGGATGTCAACTTCGGACCGACGCTGCTCGCCGCGTGTGCCGTGGTCGCGGCCGACGGCAGTGCTGCGAGGGTCGGTCAGACGGGGTGATTGCCGTGCTTGCGATCCGGCACCGCTCGATGCTTGGTGCGCAGTAGCGTCAGGGCCTCGGCGAGCACGGCACGGGTGTCTGCGGGATCGATGACATCGTCGACGAGCCCGCGTTCCGCAGCGTGGTAGGGCCCCATCAGTTCGCCGCGGTATTCCTCGATCCGGGCACGACGAGTGGCCTCCGGGTCGTCGGCGGCCGCGATCTCCCGCCGGAAAACGATGTTGGCAGCACCCTCGGCACCCATCACGGCCACCTCGTTGGTGGGCCAGGCGAAGGAGAGGTCCGCGCCGATGCCACGAGAGTCCATGACTATGTAGGCACCGCCATACGCCTTGCGAACGATCACCTGGACCCGCGGCACGGTCGCGTTGCAGTAGGCGTACAGCAGCTTCGCGCCGTGACGAATGATGCCCGCATGCTCCTGCGCCACACCTGGCAAGAACCCGGGGACGTCCACGAGACTGACCAGCGGGATGTTGAACGCGTCACACAACGAGACGAAGCGCGCTGCCTTCTCGGAGGCCTGGATGTCGAGGGCTCCCGCGAGAACCAGGGGCTGGTTGGCGACGATGCCCACCACCTGCCCGCGGATTCGACCAAGCACGCACAGCACGTTCTGTGCCCAGTTCTCGTGCAGTTCGAACAGGTCGTCATCATCGACCAACGACCTGACGATCACCCGCATGTCATACGGCAGGCGCGGGTCGGTCGGCACGAGGCGCCGTAGCTCCTCAGCACGCGCCGGCAGCTCCGCGCCCGGCTCCATCATCGGTGGCAGCTCCCGGTTATTCGGGGGCAGGTGGGCCAGCAGGTAGCGCACCTCCTCAAGGCAGGTTGGCTCGTCATCGGTCACGAATGTCGCCACGCCGCTGACTGAGGAGTGCACATCCGCGCCGCCGAGTTCGTCCAACGTCACGGTCTCGCCGGTAACCGCCGCGACGACATCGGGTCCGGTGATGAACATCTGGGAGGTCCCCCGCACGCAGAACACCACATCGGCCAGTGCCGGTGAATAGGCGGCTCCGCCCGCGCACGGACCGACCATGACGCTGATCTGCGGGATGACACCGGAGGCCGCGACCTGCCGCCGGAAGATGCCGCCGTACCCGGCCAGTGCGGTGACTCCTTCTTGAATGCGTGCCCCGCCGCCGTCGTTGATCGCAACGATCGGGCATCCGGTCTCAAGTGCGAGGTCCTGCACCTTGTGGATCTTCTGCGCATGCGCCTCACCCAACGCACCACCGAAAATCCGGGAATCATGCGCGTAGACGAAGGTCCGCTGCCCGTGCACCGTGCCCCACCCAGCCACCACTCCATCAGTCGCCGGTCGGTGCTTCTCCAGGCCGAACCCGGTCGCGCGGTGCCGACGGAACGGCTCGACCTCGTGGAAGCTGCCCTCGTCCAGCAACAGATCCAGGCGCTCCCGGACAGTCAGCTTGCCCTTGGCGCGGTGTCGACGGGTCGCGGCCTGGTCACCCTCGACGATGTCCGTGCGCGCGTCGAACAA is a genomic window containing:
- a CDS encoding LacI family DNA-binding transcriptional regulator, which translates into the protein MNQDERKALGGPRTPKDRVTIYEVAQRAGVSIATVSHAMNRPEKVNAATRDRVLEAVDALGFTPKASAVSLARKGVGRIGVLAAFSAYPSYLTRLTGVMDACRDQAIDVVVYDEEPQQAGTSPWLSSLPATGRLDGLLVMGATIEGRTAERLLERGLPTVLVDAFHPSFTSVTMDDELGGYLLGQHLVGRGYQTFGFVTPAPPSRDFVSPGEHRLEGLTRAIREAGLPTSKSSWLITEDDFQGGLDAAADLLELDELPEVIVANHDALAAGVLGGLRARHVAVPDDVAIAGYDGLELARVVGLTTVRQPFAETGQIAAQLLLEQLSAKKARPVQHIKLSPELVPGDTA
- a CDS encoding alpha/beta hydrolase, encoding MDGSATEEFAPVIRSVISHPADAVARERQLQELERLVAQATAAVTPPPAVPAPGLAGVRPEWVAEVGRYRAIHDAAALEGGRLLRTLTKQSFQAVGAVGFHRIPVAGGVVTAKAYLPPGEVRGPRPAVLLLHGGAWWMGGGAAGFELNDFLCRELCVGADAVVVNLDYRLAPEHPYPTQRDDVVEAIGWLADDPDGLGVDPNRLALLGISSGGNLSASAARLLRNRSAPPLALQLLLCPSLDMSMTSRATHLDPTLLAGAERLRDMYLQGRVEPEDPAASPALDSAFAGLPPTTIVIGTDDPLRDDGLRYAAGLAAAGIPVTVHEFVMTHTVATPEVAADYAATVVAAARDGLTS
- a CDS encoding FAD-binding oxidoreductase; this translates as MTLPADAPGVAHAVQDAVSSQSRVAVRSGGHCLEGFVADPAVRSLIDMTRLRGVEFDERRRSFAVGAGTDLGTLYEMLFKRWGVTVPGGVCPQVGAGGHISGGGYGALSRRFGLVVDHLEAVEVVTVDHSGRARVVIAEADPSGRNHDLWWAHTGGGGGNFGVVTRYWLRDPAASRLAAPDELLPIPPRTLTIRHASWPWTVLDTAAYGRVVDNFVRWHEQHSKAGTPETGVFATLWLNSVTTGDLVLIAQADDAALLDDFVAAVGDGVPAPTVTPDRTLPWWDAFRYSSFADFGRSIGQRIKDKSSYLRAGFRPAQLIALVDRLADGTPGGVGATVLLAGHGGAVNQMAPASRAIPHRDSVVKVQYSVSWADPADDAIHLDWIRRLYRDVFASTGGVPVPDAVSDGAYINYPDTDLADATWNTSAVAWSHLYYKDNYRRLQKVKRAHDPLDIFHHALSVRPR
- a CDS encoding AfsR/SARP family transcriptional regulator; the protein is MVNYRVLGPLTIVDGDVHSIPSATRQRQLLALLLLNANNSVPVETCVAELWEDDPPKTATTTLQTYVLQLRRILAALPSIGSQHEAKKRLTTQPGSYQLRLAEDDTVDAHTFRTLVDSARTAIDQRNDICAAVLLRRALELWEGEPLLGVQTGPRLRAWAVGLAAQRLTTIEQRVEADLRIGMHHELIGDLSSLIVEYPTNENLHAQLMIALYRSGRPAQALSVMARLHDTLDVELGLDPSPRMRDLHQAVLSSSPTLDVEVEWAGAPLSLNLMSGTRRTPIGASVYDCEPALREALAG
- a CDS encoding acyl carrier protein, with product MSSFTLDNLVTLLRQATGEADLEAAEHFADTTFTDLGYDSLVLLETAGQISRNYGVVLSDDDLEQIETPRELVERVNAGV
- a CDS encoding beta-ketoacyl synthase N-terminal-like domain-containing protein, which encodes MSATRVAGCAITGLGVVAPTGIGVPEYWQATTSGRSGIHPVTRFDASGYVGGLAGEVPGFTAADHIPARLLPQTDHVTRLSLVAASEALSSSGLHAESVAEFGIGISTASTLGGFEFGQRELEHLWGLGREHVSAYQSFAWFYAVNTGQVSIRHGLRGPGSTVVTDQAGGLDALGAARRQVRGGTPVVVAGAVDGGLCPLGWAGFQSAGRLSRDADPASAYTPFAASADGHVPGEGGAYLIVEDSEHAAARGAHVLGTITGYAATFDPDPEDPVADGLSRAAVLALDDAGVDTTDIDVVFPDAAGHAPADRAEAAAIIGLFGPGGVPISIPKTGTGRLLAGAGTLDAASALLAIESSVIPPAATHLPPHEGLDLVTEPRATRVRHALVLARGSGGFNAALVVSAPDAHSD
- a CDS encoding beta-ketoacyl-[acyl-carrier-protein] synthase family protein — translated: MPRRAVITGLGAVAPGGVGIKQFWELLSDGRSATRTITSFDASGFRSQVAAEVDFVPHEVGLTPRQADRLDRATQFAVVAAGEAINDSGLGAPADRSGAELDGTRVAVAFGSAVGCTTSMEREYTVLSEAGSRWLVDPDRAVCELYEHFVPSSIVAELARTIGARGPVALISDGCTSGLDAVGHAVDLIREGSADVVLTGGTDAPISPITLACFDAIKATTPRNDDPEHASRPFDATRNGLVLGEGAAALVVEDLDHALRRGAPIYAEVSGFASRCNAFHMTGLREDGIEMAEAIGVALRQAGVAPSTVDYVNAHGSSTKQNDRHETAAFKRSLGRHAHQVPVSSIKSMIGHSLGAIGALELVASTLALHHDLVPPTANLTQPDPALDLDYVPLHARRQRVDTVLSVGSGFGGFQSAAVLSSPLAAAL
- a CDS encoding acyltransferase domain-containing protein, whose protein sequence is MPKRHVVVLLPGQGAQYPGMCVDLYRGDSLFAALLDDVLDRFHDGRRIRTDWLATSHPADIHRTTRSQPLLFALDYALSRRAQEAGVSADEYLGHSIGEFAAAALAGTITLDDAVRVLDARIPLLADTPAGGMLAVALAAEAATPYLGDGVEIAAVNGPRQLMLAGPADPLDRVAKALTDDEVTWRPVRATSPFHSSVLGRAVTASLPLFSALPLQPPNIPITSAYTGRALDPRTAMDPAFWAGQPAAPVLFAHALEDLLGRTPEPLFVEAGPGQTLSTLVRAHAQVRAARHPVIPLSSGRSRVRDDETHLARAFGTVRELLSPVHTSVHGSE
- a CDS encoding ketoacyl-ACP synthase III family protein — translated: MQTPALFVASTAANLGARLRLADAVRAGRCPPQVESSTGVVSVAVSDDRSAAELGAQSADRAMDLAGSTCPPIRLSVHAGVGYQGHDLWATASYVQRCAAPEANAPAYEIRQQSNGGLGAVHLAAWALHADAEPGAALISTADTFGPPSFDRFASDTGTVYGDAGTAAVLTKGGGWGQILSVATASAPQLEGMHRGHDPFARVPFTHRSPMDLTKLQREFVADFGLAGVLSAVVAGTQESLDRALKDAGVCREDIAWWVLPNLGRRRLEAGYLRPWELEPERTTWPWGRTVGHLGAGDQLAGLNHLAVEGRLRPGQLCVLAGVGAGFGWTTAVVRITADPIRAAET